A single Chanos chanos chromosome 8, fChaCha1.1, whole genome shotgun sequence DNA region contains:
- the dlat gene encoding dihydrolipoyllysine-residue acetyltransferase component of pyruvate dehydrogenase complex, mitochondrial isoform X9, whose amino-acid sequence MLRLVLRVRPSVSLARPSVLSGPTASSRSGPARSHLKRNHYSGPARIRTASNGRYFYNSILSNRTCVLQQNQTASISSSKRLYSLPPHQKVELPALSPTMQLGTIARWEKKEGDKINEGDLIAEIETDKATIGFEVQEEGYLAKIMIAEGTRDVPLGTPLCIIVEKEEDIKAFADYVETGVVSTPPPAPTPVAPPPPAAAPAAPTPAPAAPAAPAAPRKGRVFASPLAKKLAAEKGIDLGQVTGTGPDGRVTRKDIESFVPPKAAPPAAAPTPSAPPAAAPAVGAVPTGTFTDIPISNIRRVIAQRLMQSKQTIPHYYLSVDVKMDQVLELRRELNEELKSKNIKLSVNDFIIKASALACLEVPEANSSWMDTVIRQNHVVDVSVAVSTANGLITPIVFNAHIKGLAAISTDVATLAAKAREGKLQPHEFQGGTFTISNLGMFGIKNFSAIINPPQACILAVGGSEKRLLPADNEKGFDVANMMSVTLSCDHRVVDGAVGAQWLAQFRRLLEKPVTMLL is encoded by the exons ATGTTGCGTTTAGTACTGCGAGTGCGGCCATCTGTCTCTCTAGCTCGACCCAGTGTCTTATCGGGCCCTACTGCTAGTTCTAGATCTGGACCAGCGAGAAGTCATCTCAAGAGAAACCATTATTCTGGTCCTGCTCGAATAAGGACCGCAAGCAATGGAAGATATTTTTACAACAGCATCCTCAGCAACAGAACATGTGTCCTGCAGCAAAACCAAACTGCAAGTATTAGTTCAAGCAAACGACTTTACAGTTTACCACCTCATCAGAAG GTTGAGCTTCCTGCTCTGTCACCCACAATGCAGTTGGGAACCATAGCCCGttgggagaagaaagagggtGATAAGATCAACGAGGGTGACTTGATCGCTGAG ATTGAGACAGACAAAGCTACCATCG GGTTTGAGGTACAAGAGGAGGGTTACCTGGCAAAGATCATGATTGCTGAGGGAACGAGGGATGTGCCCCTGGGTACTCCTCTCTGCATCATcgtggagaaagaggaggacatCAAAGCCTTCGCCGATTATGTGGAAACAGGAGTAGTGTCCACTCCTCCCCCAGCACCCACACCG GTGGCGCCACCTCCACCTGCGGCAGCGCCTGCTGCTCCCACCCCAGCTCCAGCTGcacctgctgctcctgctgcacCCAGGAAGGGGAGAGTGTTTGCCAGCCCTCTGGCTAAGAAACTAGCAGCAGAGAAGGGCATTGATCTTGGCCAGGTCACCG GCACTGGACCAGACGGCAGGGTCACAAGGAAAGACATTGAGTCGTTTGTCCCCCCCAAGGCT GCTCCGCCTGCTGCTGCACCTACACCCAGCGCTCCACCTGCAGCCGCTCCAGCCGTCGGCGCCGTGCCAACGGGCACCTTCACGGACATCCCCATCAGCAACATCCGCAGA GTTATTGCTCAGAGGCTGATGCAGTCGAAGCAGACGATCCCACATTACTATTTGTCTGTTGATGTGAAAATGGACCAAGTTCTGGAGCTCAGGAGAGAACTCAATGAG gaattaaaatccaaaaatatcaaactgtcagtcaatgATTTCATCATTAAGGCTTCGGCGTTGGCATGTCTGGAGGTGCCTGAGGCAAACTCTTCGTGGATGGACACAGTGATCCGACA AAACCACGTGGTGGACGTCAGCGTCGCCGTTAGCACGGCCAACGGCCTCATCACTCCTATAGTTTTCAATGCCCACATTAAGGGCCTGGCAGCCATCAGCACAGACGTGGCCACCCTGGCTGCCAAAGCACGCGAGGGCAAACTGCAGCCGCACGAATTCCAG ggTGGTACGTTCACAATCTCCAATTTGGGCATGTTCGGCATCAAGAATTTCTCAGCCATTATCAACCCCCCTCAGGCCTGCATTCTGGCCGTGGGAGGCTCAGAGAAGAGGCTGCTGCCTGCAGACAATGAGAAAGG gtttgACGTGGCCAACATGatgtcagtgactctgagctgcgACCACAGGGTTGTGGACGGAGCGGTGGGCGCCCAGTGGCTGGCCCAGTTCCGCAGGCTCCTAGAGAAACCTGTCACCATGCTCCTCTAG
- the dlat gene encoding dihydrolipoyllysine-residue acetyltransferase component of pyruvate dehydrogenase complex, mitochondrial isoform X1, translating into MLRLVLRVRPSVSLARPSVLSGPTASSRSGPARSHLKRNHYSGPARIRTASNGRYFYNSILSNRTCVLQQNQTASISSSKRLYSLPPHQKVELPALSPTMQLGTIARWEKKEGDKINEGDLIAEVETDKATVGFEMLEECYLAKILVPEGTRDVPIGAVICITVDSADLIPAFKDVTLDSLAAAAPSAAAAAPPPPSPPPAAAPTQAPGSSYPPHMKVLLPALSPTMTMGTVQRWEKKVGEKLSEGDLLAEIETDKATIGFEVQEEGYLAKIMIAEGTRDVPLGTPLCIIVEKEEDIKAFADYVETGVVSTPPPAPTPVAPPPPAAAPAAPTPAPAAPAAPAAPRKGRVFASPLAKKLAAEKGIDLGQVTGTGPDGRVTRKDIESFVPPKAALAPPAAAPTPSAPPAAAPAVGAVPTGTFTDIPISNIRRVIAQRLMQSKQTIPHYYLSVDVKMDQVLELRRELNEELKSKNIKLSVNDFIIKASALACLEVPEANSSWMDTVIRQNHVVDVSVAVSTANGLITPIVFNAHIKGLAAISTDVATLAAKAREGKLQPHEFQGGTFTISNLGMFGIKNFSAIINPPQACILAVGGSEKRLLPADNEKGFDVANMMSVTLSCDHRVVDGAVGAQWLAQFRRLLEKPVTMLL; encoded by the exons ATGTTGCGTTTAGTACTGCGAGTGCGGCCATCTGTCTCTCTAGCTCGACCCAGTGTCTTATCGGGCCCTACTGCTAGTTCTAGATCTGGACCAGCGAGAAGTCATCTCAAGAGAAACCATTATTCTGGTCCTGCTCGAATAAGGACCGCAAGCAATGGAAGATATTTTTACAACAGCATCCTCAGCAACAGAACATGTGTCCTGCAGCAAAACCAAACTGCAAGTATTAGTTCAAGCAAACGACTTTACAGTTTACCACCTCATCAGAAG GTTGAGCTTCCTGCTCTGTCACCCACAATGCAGTTGGGAACCATAGCCCGttgggagaagaaagagggtGATAAGATCAACGAGGGTGACTTGATCGCTGAG GTGGAAACAGACAAGGCCACAGTGGGATTTGAGATGCTGGAAGAGTGTTACCTGGCTAAGATTCTGGTGCCAGAGGGGACAAGAGATGTGCCCATAGGAGCAGTTATCTGTATCACTGTGGACAG CGCTGACCTCATCCCTGCGTTTAAGGACGTCACCTTAGACTCattggctgctgctgctccatctgctgctgctgcagcacctcctcctccatctccaccaCCTGCTGCTGCTCCCACCCAGGCTCCTGGCAGCTCCTACCCACCTCACATGAAG GTGCTGctcccagctctctctcccaccatGACTATGGGCACAGTCCAGCGCTGGGAGAAGAAGGTGGGAGAGAAGTTGAGTGAGGGGGACCTGTTGGCTGAGATTGAGACAGACAAAGCTACCATCG GGTTTGAGGTACAAGAGGAGGGTTACCTGGCAAAGATCATGATTGCTGAGGGAACGAGGGATGTGCCCCTGGGTACTCCTCTCTGCATCATcgtggagaaagaggaggacatCAAAGCCTTCGCCGATTATGTGGAAACAGGAGTAGTGTCCACTCCTCCCCCAGCACCCACACCG GTGGCGCCACCTCCACCTGCGGCAGCGCCTGCTGCTCCCACCCCAGCTCCAGCTGcacctgctgctcctgctgcacCCAGGAAGGGGAGAGTGTTTGCCAGCCCTCTGGCTAAGAAACTAGCAGCAGAGAAGGGCATTGATCTTGGCCAGGTCACCG GCACTGGACCAGACGGCAGGGTCACAAGGAAAGACATTGAGTCGTTTGTCCCCCCCAAGGCTGCACTG GCTCCGCCTGCTGCTGCACCTACACCCAGCGCTCCACCTGCAGCCGCTCCAGCCGTCGGCGCCGTGCCAACGGGCACCTTCACGGACATCCCCATCAGCAACATCCGCAGA GTTATTGCTCAGAGGCTGATGCAGTCGAAGCAGACGATCCCACATTACTATTTGTCTGTTGATGTGAAAATGGACCAAGTTCTGGAGCTCAGGAGAGAACTCAATGAG gaattaaaatccaaaaatatcaaactgtcagtcaatgATTTCATCATTAAGGCTTCGGCGTTGGCATGTCTGGAGGTGCCTGAGGCAAACTCTTCGTGGATGGACACAGTGATCCGACA AAACCACGTGGTGGACGTCAGCGTCGCCGTTAGCACGGCCAACGGCCTCATCACTCCTATAGTTTTCAATGCCCACATTAAGGGCCTGGCAGCCATCAGCACAGACGTGGCCACCCTGGCTGCCAAAGCACGCGAGGGCAAACTGCAGCCGCACGAATTCCAG ggTGGTACGTTCACAATCTCCAATTTGGGCATGTTCGGCATCAAGAATTTCTCAGCCATTATCAACCCCCCTCAGGCCTGCATTCTGGCCGTGGGAGGCTCAGAGAAGAGGCTGCTGCCTGCAGACAATGAGAAAGG gtttgACGTGGCCAACATGatgtcagtgactctgagctgcgACCACAGGGTTGTGGACGGAGCGGTGGGCGCCCAGTGGCTGGCCCAGTTCCGCAGGCTCCTAGAGAAACCTGTCACCATGCTCCTCTAG
- the dlat gene encoding dihydrolipoyllysine-residue acetyltransferase component of pyruvate dehydrogenase complex, mitochondrial isoform X5: MLRLVLRVRPSVSLARPSVLSGPTASSRSGPARSHLKRNHYSGPARIRTASNGRYFYNSILSNRTCVLQQNQTASISSSKRLYSLPPHQKLGTIARWEKKEGDKINEGDLIAEVETDKATVGFEMLEECYLAKILVPEGTRDVPIGAVICITVDSADLIPAFKDVTLDSLAAAAPSAAAAAPPPPSPPPAAAPTQAPGSSYPPHMKVLLPALSPTMTMGTVQRWEKKVGEKLSEGDLLAEIETDKATIGFEVQEEGYLAKIMIAEGTRDVPLGTPLCIIVEKEEDIKAFADYVETGVVSTPPPAPTPVAPPPPAAAPAAPTPAPAAPAAPAAPRKGRVFASPLAKKLAAEKGIDLGQVTGTGPDGRVTRKDIESFVPPKAAPPAAAPTPSAPPAAAPAVGAVPTGTFTDIPISNIRRVIAQRLMQSKQTIPHYYLSVDVKMDQVLELRRELNEELKSKNIKLSVNDFIIKASALACLEVPEANSSWMDTVIRQNHVVDVSVAVSTANGLITPIVFNAHIKGLAAISTDVATLAAKAREGKLQPHEFQGGTFTISNLGMFGIKNFSAIINPPQACILAVGGSEKRLLPADNEKGFDVANMMSVTLSCDHRVVDGAVGAQWLAQFRRLLEKPVTMLL; this comes from the exons ATGTTGCGTTTAGTACTGCGAGTGCGGCCATCTGTCTCTCTAGCTCGACCCAGTGTCTTATCGGGCCCTACTGCTAGTTCTAGATCTGGACCAGCGAGAAGTCATCTCAAGAGAAACCATTATTCTGGTCCTGCTCGAATAAGGACCGCAAGCAATGGAAGATATTTTTACAACAGCATCCTCAGCAACAGAACATGTGTCCTGCAGCAAAACCAAACTGCAAGTATTAGTTCAAGCAAACGACTTTACAGTTTACCACCTCATCAGAAG TTGGGAACCATAGCCCGttgggagaagaaagagggtGATAAGATCAACGAGGGTGACTTGATCGCTGAG GTGGAAACAGACAAGGCCACAGTGGGATTTGAGATGCTGGAAGAGTGTTACCTGGCTAAGATTCTGGTGCCAGAGGGGACAAGAGATGTGCCCATAGGAGCAGTTATCTGTATCACTGTGGACAG CGCTGACCTCATCCCTGCGTTTAAGGACGTCACCTTAGACTCattggctgctgctgctccatctgctgctgctgcagcacctcctcctccatctccaccaCCTGCTGCTGCTCCCACCCAGGCTCCTGGCAGCTCCTACCCACCTCACATGAAG GTGCTGctcccagctctctctcccaccatGACTATGGGCACAGTCCAGCGCTGGGAGAAGAAGGTGGGAGAGAAGTTGAGTGAGGGGGACCTGTTGGCTGAGATTGAGACAGACAAAGCTACCATCG GGTTTGAGGTACAAGAGGAGGGTTACCTGGCAAAGATCATGATTGCTGAGGGAACGAGGGATGTGCCCCTGGGTACTCCTCTCTGCATCATcgtggagaaagaggaggacatCAAAGCCTTCGCCGATTATGTGGAAACAGGAGTAGTGTCCACTCCTCCCCCAGCACCCACACCG GTGGCGCCACCTCCACCTGCGGCAGCGCCTGCTGCTCCCACCCCAGCTCCAGCTGcacctgctgctcctgctgcacCCAGGAAGGGGAGAGTGTTTGCCAGCCCTCTGGCTAAGAAACTAGCAGCAGAGAAGGGCATTGATCTTGGCCAGGTCACCG GCACTGGACCAGACGGCAGGGTCACAAGGAAAGACATTGAGTCGTTTGTCCCCCCCAAGGCT GCTCCGCCTGCTGCTGCACCTACACCCAGCGCTCCACCTGCAGCCGCTCCAGCCGTCGGCGCCGTGCCAACGGGCACCTTCACGGACATCCCCATCAGCAACATCCGCAGA GTTATTGCTCAGAGGCTGATGCAGTCGAAGCAGACGATCCCACATTACTATTTGTCTGTTGATGTGAAAATGGACCAAGTTCTGGAGCTCAGGAGAGAACTCAATGAG gaattaaaatccaaaaatatcaaactgtcagtcaatgATTTCATCATTAAGGCTTCGGCGTTGGCATGTCTGGAGGTGCCTGAGGCAAACTCTTCGTGGATGGACACAGTGATCCGACA AAACCACGTGGTGGACGTCAGCGTCGCCGTTAGCACGGCCAACGGCCTCATCACTCCTATAGTTTTCAATGCCCACATTAAGGGCCTGGCAGCCATCAGCACAGACGTGGCCACCCTGGCTGCCAAAGCACGCGAGGGCAAACTGCAGCCGCACGAATTCCAG ggTGGTACGTTCACAATCTCCAATTTGGGCATGTTCGGCATCAAGAATTTCTCAGCCATTATCAACCCCCCTCAGGCCTGCATTCTGGCCGTGGGAGGCTCAGAGAAGAGGCTGCTGCCTGCAGACAATGAGAAAGG gtttgACGTGGCCAACATGatgtcagtgactctgagctgcgACCACAGGGTTGTGGACGGAGCGGTGGGCGCCCAGTGGCTGGCCCAGTTCCGCAGGCTCCTAGAGAAACCTGTCACCATGCTCCTCTAG
- the dlat gene encoding dihydrolipoyllysine-residue acetyltransferase component of pyruvate dehydrogenase complex, mitochondrial isoform X7, translated as MLRLVLRVRPSVSLARPSVLSGPTASSRSGPARSHLKRNHYSGPARIRTASNGRYFYNSILSNRTCVLQQNQTASISSSKRLYSLPPHQKVELPALSPTMQLGTIARWEKKEGDKINEGDLIAEVLLPALSPTMTMGTVQRWEKKVGEKLSEGDLLAEIETDKATIGFEVQEEGYLAKIMIAEGTRDVPLGTPLCIIVEKEEDIKAFADYVETGVVSTPPPAPTPVAPPPPAAAPAAPTPAPAAPAAPAAPRKGRVFASPLAKKLAAEKGIDLGQVTGTGPDGRVTRKDIESFVPPKAAPPAAAPTPSAPPAAAPAVGAVPTGTFTDIPISNIRRVIAQRLMQSKQTIPHYYLSVDVKMDQVLELRRELNEELKSKNIKLSVNDFIIKASALACLEVPEANSSWMDTVIRQNHVVDVSVAVSTANGLITPIVFNAHIKGLAAISTDVATLAAKAREGKLQPHEFQGGTFTISNLGMFGIKNFSAIINPPQACILAVGGSEKRLLPADNEKGFDVANMMSVTLSCDHRVVDGAVGAQWLAQFRRLLEKPVTMLL; from the exons ATGTTGCGTTTAGTACTGCGAGTGCGGCCATCTGTCTCTCTAGCTCGACCCAGTGTCTTATCGGGCCCTACTGCTAGTTCTAGATCTGGACCAGCGAGAAGTCATCTCAAGAGAAACCATTATTCTGGTCCTGCTCGAATAAGGACCGCAAGCAATGGAAGATATTTTTACAACAGCATCCTCAGCAACAGAACATGTGTCCTGCAGCAAAACCAAACTGCAAGTATTAGTTCAAGCAAACGACTTTACAGTTTACCACCTCATCAGAAG GTTGAGCTTCCTGCTCTGTCACCCACAATGCAGTTGGGAACCATAGCCCGttgggagaagaaagagggtGATAAGATCAACGAGGGTGACTTGATCGCTGAG GTGCTGctcccagctctctctcccaccatGACTATGGGCACAGTCCAGCGCTGGGAGAAGAAGGTGGGAGAGAAGTTGAGTGAGGGGGACCTGTTGGCTGAGATTGAGACAGACAAAGCTACCATCG GGTTTGAGGTACAAGAGGAGGGTTACCTGGCAAAGATCATGATTGCTGAGGGAACGAGGGATGTGCCCCTGGGTACTCCTCTCTGCATCATcgtggagaaagaggaggacatCAAAGCCTTCGCCGATTATGTGGAAACAGGAGTAGTGTCCACTCCTCCCCCAGCACCCACACCG GTGGCGCCACCTCCACCTGCGGCAGCGCCTGCTGCTCCCACCCCAGCTCCAGCTGcacctgctgctcctgctgcacCCAGGAAGGGGAGAGTGTTTGCCAGCCCTCTGGCTAAGAAACTAGCAGCAGAGAAGGGCATTGATCTTGGCCAGGTCACCG GCACTGGACCAGACGGCAGGGTCACAAGGAAAGACATTGAGTCGTTTGTCCCCCCCAAGGCT GCTCCGCCTGCTGCTGCACCTACACCCAGCGCTCCACCTGCAGCCGCTCCAGCCGTCGGCGCCGTGCCAACGGGCACCTTCACGGACATCCCCATCAGCAACATCCGCAGA GTTATTGCTCAGAGGCTGATGCAGTCGAAGCAGACGATCCCACATTACTATTTGTCTGTTGATGTGAAAATGGACCAAGTTCTGGAGCTCAGGAGAGAACTCAATGAG gaattaaaatccaaaaatatcaaactgtcagtcaatgATTTCATCATTAAGGCTTCGGCGTTGGCATGTCTGGAGGTGCCTGAGGCAAACTCTTCGTGGATGGACACAGTGATCCGACA AAACCACGTGGTGGACGTCAGCGTCGCCGTTAGCACGGCCAACGGCCTCATCACTCCTATAGTTTTCAATGCCCACATTAAGGGCCTGGCAGCCATCAGCACAGACGTGGCCACCCTGGCTGCCAAAGCACGCGAGGGCAAACTGCAGCCGCACGAATTCCAG ggTGGTACGTTCACAATCTCCAATTTGGGCATGTTCGGCATCAAGAATTTCTCAGCCATTATCAACCCCCCTCAGGCCTGCATTCTGGCCGTGGGAGGCTCAGAGAAGAGGCTGCTGCCTGCAGACAATGAGAAAGG gtttgACGTGGCCAACATGatgtcagtgactctgagctgcgACCACAGGGTTGTGGACGGAGCGGTGGGCGCCCAGTGGCTGGCCCAGTTCCGCAGGCTCCTAGAGAAACCTGTCACCATGCTCCTCTAG
- the dlat gene encoding dihydrolipoyllysine-residue acetyltransferase component of pyruvate dehydrogenase complex, mitochondrial isoform X10, whose protein sequence is MLRLVLRVRPSVSLARPSVLSGPTASSRSGPARSHLKRNHYSGPARIRTASNGRYFYNSILSNRTCVLQQNQTASISSSKRLYSLPPHQKVELPALSPTMQLGTIARWEKKEGDKINEGDLIAEVETDKATVGFEMLEECYLAKILVPEGTRDVPIGAVICITVDSADLIPAFKDVTLDSLAAAAPSAAAAAPPPPSPPPAAAPTQAPGSSYPPHMKVAPPPPAAAPAAPTPAPAAPAAPAAPRKGRVFASPLAKKLAAEKGIDLGQVTGTGPDGRVTRKDIESFVPPKAAPPAAAPTPSAPPAAAPAVGAVPTGTFTDIPISNIRRELKSKNIKLSVNDFIIKASALACLEVPEANSSWMDTVIRQNHVVDVSVAVSTANGLITPIVFNAHIKGLAAISTDVATLAAKAREGKLQPHEFQGGTFTISNLGMFGIKNFSAIINPPQACILAVGGSEKRLLPADNEKGFDVANMMSVTLSCDHRVVDGAVGAQWLAQFRRLLEKPVTMLL, encoded by the exons ATGTTGCGTTTAGTACTGCGAGTGCGGCCATCTGTCTCTCTAGCTCGACCCAGTGTCTTATCGGGCCCTACTGCTAGTTCTAGATCTGGACCAGCGAGAAGTCATCTCAAGAGAAACCATTATTCTGGTCCTGCTCGAATAAGGACCGCAAGCAATGGAAGATATTTTTACAACAGCATCCTCAGCAACAGAACATGTGTCCTGCAGCAAAACCAAACTGCAAGTATTAGTTCAAGCAAACGACTTTACAGTTTACCACCTCATCAGAAG GTTGAGCTTCCTGCTCTGTCACCCACAATGCAGTTGGGAACCATAGCCCGttgggagaagaaagagggtGATAAGATCAACGAGGGTGACTTGATCGCTGAG GTGGAAACAGACAAGGCCACAGTGGGATTTGAGATGCTGGAAGAGTGTTACCTGGCTAAGATTCTGGTGCCAGAGGGGACAAGAGATGTGCCCATAGGAGCAGTTATCTGTATCACTGTGGACAG CGCTGACCTCATCCCTGCGTTTAAGGACGTCACCTTAGACTCattggctgctgctgctccatctgctgctgctgcagcacctcctcctccatctccaccaCCTGCTGCTGCTCCCACCCAGGCTCCTGGCAGCTCCTACCCACCTCACATGAAG GTGGCGCCACCTCCACCTGCGGCAGCGCCTGCTGCTCCCACCCCAGCTCCAGCTGcacctgctgctcctgctgcacCCAGGAAGGGGAGAGTGTTTGCCAGCCCTCTGGCTAAGAAACTAGCAGCAGAGAAGGGCATTGATCTTGGCCAGGTCACCG GCACTGGACCAGACGGCAGGGTCACAAGGAAAGACATTGAGTCGTTTGTCCCCCCCAAGGCT GCTCCGCCTGCTGCTGCACCTACACCCAGCGCTCCACCTGCAGCCGCTCCAGCCGTCGGCGCCGTGCCAACGGGCACCTTCACGGACATCCCCATCAGCAACATCCGCAGA gaattaaaatccaaaaatatcaaactgtcagtcaatgATTTCATCATTAAGGCTTCGGCGTTGGCATGTCTGGAGGTGCCTGAGGCAAACTCTTCGTGGATGGACACAGTGATCCGACA AAACCACGTGGTGGACGTCAGCGTCGCCGTTAGCACGGCCAACGGCCTCATCACTCCTATAGTTTTCAATGCCCACATTAAGGGCCTGGCAGCCATCAGCACAGACGTGGCCACCCTGGCTGCCAAAGCACGCGAGGGCAAACTGCAGCCGCACGAATTCCAG ggTGGTACGTTCACAATCTCCAATTTGGGCATGTTCGGCATCAAGAATTTCTCAGCCATTATCAACCCCCCTCAGGCCTGCATTCTGGCCGTGGGAGGCTCAGAGAAGAGGCTGCTGCCTGCAGACAATGAGAAAGG gtttgACGTGGCCAACATGatgtcagtgactctgagctgcgACCACAGGGTTGTGGACGGAGCGGTGGGCGCCCAGTGGCTGGCCCAGTTCCGCAGGCTCCTAGAGAAACCTGTCACCATGCTCCTCTAG
- the dlat gene encoding dihydrolipoyllysine-residue acetyltransferase component of pyruvate dehydrogenase complex, mitochondrial isoform X8, which translates to MLRLVLRVRPSVSLARPSVLSGPTASSRSGPARSHLKRNHYSGPARIRTASNGRYFYNSILSNRTCVLQQNQTASISSSKRLYSLPPHQKVELPALSPTMQLGTIARWEKKEGDKINEGDLIAEVETDKATVGFEMLEECYLAKILVPEGTRDVPIGAVICITVDSADLIPAFKDVTLDSLAAAAPSAAAAAPPPPSPPPAAAPTQAPGSSYPPHMKVAPPPPAAAPAAPTPAPAAPAAPAAPRKGRVFASPLAKKLAAEKGIDLGQVTGTGPDGRVTRKDIESFVPPKAAPPAAAPTPSAPPAAAPAVGAVPTGTFTDIPISNIRRVIAQRLMQSKQTIPHYYLSVDVKMDQVLELRRELNEELKSKNIKLSVNDFIIKASALACLEVPEANSSWMDTVIRQNHVVDVSVAVSTANGLITPIVFNAHIKGLAAISTDVATLAAKAREGKLQPHEFQGGTFTISNLGMFGIKNFSAIINPPQACILAVGGSEKRLLPADNEKGFDVANMMSVTLSCDHRVVDGAVGAQWLAQFRRLLEKPVTMLL; encoded by the exons ATGTTGCGTTTAGTACTGCGAGTGCGGCCATCTGTCTCTCTAGCTCGACCCAGTGTCTTATCGGGCCCTACTGCTAGTTCTAGATCTGGACCAGCGAGAAGTCATCTCAAGAGAAACCATTATTCTGGTCCTGCTCGAATAAGGACCGCAAGCAATGGAAGATATTTTTACAACAGCATCCTCAGCAACAGAACATGTGTCCTGCAGCAAAACCAAACTGCAAGTATTAGTTCAAGCAAACGACTTTACAGTTTACCACCTCATCAGAAG GTTGAGCTTCCTGCTCTGTCACCCACAATGCAGTTGGGAACCATAGCCCGttgggagaagaaagagggtGATAAGATCAACGAGGGTGACTTGATCGCTGAG GTGGAAACAGACAAGGCCACAGTGGGATTTGAGATGCTGGAAGAGTGTTACCTGGCTAAGATTCTGGTGCCAGAGGGGACAAGAGATGTGCCCATAGGAGCAGTTATCTGTATCACTGTGGACAG CGCTGACCTCATCCCTGCGTTTAAGGACGTCACCTTAGACTCattggctgctgctgctccatctgctgctgctgcagcacctcctcctccatctccaccaCCTGCTGCTGCTCCCACCCAGGCTCCTGGCAGCTCCTACCCACCTCACATGAAG GTGGCGCCACCTCCACCTGCGGCAGCGCCTGCTGCTCCCACCCCAGCTCCAGCTGcacctgctgctcctgctgcacCCAGGAAGGGGAGAGTGTTTGCCAGCCCTCTGGCTAAGAAACTAGCAGCAGAGAAGGGCATTGATCTTGGCCAGGTCACCG GCACTGGACCAGACGGCAGGGTCACAAGGAAAGACATTGAGTCGTTTGTCCCCCCCAAGGCT GCTCCGCCTGCTGCTGCACCTACACCCAGCGCTCCACCTGCAGCCGCTCCAGCCGTCGGCGCCGTGCCAACGGGCACCTTCACGGACATCCCCATCAGCAACATCCGCAGA GTTATTGCTCAGAGGCTGATGCAGTCGAAGCAGACGATCCCACATTACTATTTGTCTGTTGATGTGAAAATGGACCAAGTTCTGGAGCTCAGGAGAGAACTCAATGAG gaattaaaatccaaaaatatcaaactgtcagtcaatgATTTCATCATTAAGGCTTCGGCGTTGGCATGTCTGGAGGTGCCTGAGGCAAACTCTTCGTGGATGGACACAGTGATCCGACA AAACCACGTGGTGGACGTCAGCGTCGCCGTTAGCACGGCCAACGGCCTCATCACTCCTATAGTTTTCAATGCCCACATTAAGGGCCTGGCAGCCATCAGCACAGACGTGGCCACCCTGGCTGCCAAAGCACGCGAGGGCAAACTGCAGCCGCACGAATTCCAG ggTGGTACGTTCACAATCTCCAATTTGGGCATGTTCGGCATCAAGAATTTCTCAGCCATTATCAACCCCCCTCAGGCCTGCATTCTGGCCGTGGGAGGCTCAGAGAAGAGGCTGCTGCCTGCAGACAATGAGAAAGG gtttgACGTGGCCAACATGatgtcagtgactctgagctgcgACCACAGGGTTGTGGACGGAGCGGTGGGCGCCCAGTGGCTGGCCCAGTTCCGCAGGCTCCTAGAGAAACCTGTCACCATGCTCCTCTAG